aCATAACGTTGgaacatttctttttttttttgcacaataGTCACTACGATTGTCCGGTGCTGTGCCTCACGACCATAAACTGCTGCATACCTGTCGAGTACTGGCATCCGCTAAGGTACAGCAACCGGCCCCTCCGTTCCAGGGAACCGCCGTAGTGGATAACGATTTCAAACTCATCCAGCTCAAGGATTACCAGGGAAAATATTTAGTGCTGTTTTTCTACCCCTTAGATTTGTGAGATTCTCTGTTCCGTAAATTCCATTAGCCATGTGCGGTATGAGGTCTAACTTGTAGCCCGTTTTTCGTTCCCATCCTAGCACATTTGTCTGCCCGACGGAGATCGTAGCATTTAGCGACCGCATACAGGAGTTCAAGGCCCTCAATACCGAGGTAGTTGGTGTTTCGGTCGATTCGCATTTTTCCCATCTCGCGTGGATCAACAGTCCGCGCAAAGCCGGTGGGCTAGGCAAACTCAACTACCCGTTGCTCTCGGACCTGTCGAAAAAAATCTCAGCCGACTATGGCGTGCTGCTGGATGAGGGGATCTCTCTTCGCGGTTTGTTCATCATCGACCCCAAAGGTGTCGTGCGCCAGGTCACCATCAACGACCTGCCTGTCGGGCGATCGGTGGACGAAACGCTGCGGCTTATTAAGGCCTTTCAATTTGTAGAAAAGCACGGTGAGGTGTGCCCAGCTGACTGGGAACCAGACAAGAATGCTGCTACAATCAAGGCAAATCCGACCGAAGCACGTGAATATTTCGAAAAGCACGCCAAGTAGCCGCAGCCTCCTATGGTGGTTCATTGTCTTCTACCTGGGAAGAAATAAAGTAATGATAGCAAGCATGCGtgaattcaacattcaactACACCAACCTCAAGCTCAACTTTCATCAAACACAGGGTGCTCAAAAATGCGTGCACTTGTTCATTTggttatttgaaaaaaacggctgaaatttttcgatgcttgaactaTTATTTGAAAGGTATATTCTTCacatttatgtaaaaaaactattttggttgcagaaaattgagaaGTAGAAAAAATTTACTTCCAAAGGTGTAGGTCGTCAACTCATTCATTGAAACTCATTTCCACCTTGGTGGCTATGgtaataagcagtattgtggttcggaaatcCCACATATTGTGCAAGAGAAGtcaatgcacccacaacgagtgactgttttgTGTGGATTATGGCTTATTGgctcttcggcgaaattgaaactgagaacttggacggcatttggtttcaacaggacggcgctatgTACTATACAGCGACAGCTACAAccgatatttatgttatgcgaataaaccagcagctattgacaacctcaagacccaaattcaagttggtgttgccgaaataggaccagatgcaatcgaaaatgtactcaaaaatagctcgaccgaatgggctactggCTACtgccaatcgtggtgaacatttgaccaaatttgttttatataaaaaatgttaagaattgacctttcaaataaatgttcaagcatcgaaaagtattaagccgtttttgttttataaccaaactagctgttcccggcgcgcgtcgctgcgcctcatttcatccttttttctcgattgggaggcgtttcagaggacttcttggtgacgtatccgatcatcttcccttttcgcttctcgttactcctacttttccgacgatcggatcggcttcaccacgcttagatCACGATCATTTCCgcacagtattgtcgtatgtatcccatttcacatccccagtacccatctGTTTACGAAATGgctcgatttcattccgtttggccaaaattgcgcagatggaaattcaaggcatcatgtttttaggtgtaaatatggtggtgcccaaacatcgagcttctttgtggatccagctttgcgcaaatgccttaaaactgtctgatggttaatctttagctcctggccgatgctctgactactaacatgccgaacatgacgtgtctgcctggtagaggtgcatctttaacatcgaaaataactgaaacgggtcaacgaaaccaaaatttatcgcaaccaGCTTTTGGAATAttggcaccatgaacaccatgcacaatttcagcggcctagcttgaattttcggttttttcaaagaaaaactgtaaaatgtagcGAATTTTGTCTTCGTTGACCTCCGCTGTTAGCACCCTGTAACttacaaacgaatagaacaaacaataaacagtgaaagcatttttttaagtagaaagtatcagctttaaaacgagacttgaaactgtacgttcgatacttcacaagatatcgatcactaaagacatcaaccgagaaaataatggatttctttttccccaacctaatatatagattgatgaaaaagtgcacgcatctgtgaccaccctgtactttCTGGATCGGAGCCTTCTTCCTTCCTACCCGACGATTGAGCGTCGACTTAACAATCTTGTACGTTTTATCCGACACTCTTATCGACGTTAATAACCGATACGATGTTGTCCGTCTTATCCAACACTCTTATCGACATCAATGACCGGTGCAAGTTAGATAATCACCTATTGTTGATCGGAGATGTCAATTAGCTATATCTTTATCGGACCATCACTATCACACCCAATTATGGCTTTCGGCATCAACCTCCGGCTTGAATCAACCACCAACAATAATGGTCATAATTGGTTGATTGATGCGATtgacatttgcatttttttttttataaattaatgATACTTCATTAATTTAACGCAACTTCATTTAAAAGGATACTTTATCTCATTTTTGTAAACGACTCACTGGGAACATTACATCAATGTTCAACATGCACTGGAAGCGATACTGCTTTACTTTGCTTTATCACAAAcgctgagcggtcttggcctgcaagAGAGACTctgttaatctctgttgcttactgcaacgttctgttttctctctgtcgctggtCTAGGGAATCGAGCCCAAGCTACGTGGCAACGACGACCATTACCGACTGCTCCATCAGCGTGGGTGAACTGATGGTTCTTTAATAGTCATATTCAGTAGATGTTTGTGCTGTTTGTCGAGTCTTCGTAAAGCCGGCCCACCTCTATTGGTTTTGCAATTACTCGACTCAACTATTATTGGTTACTCGACGGCTTAACTTTGCGGGCTGGTTTGTTGTGGTCACCATTCTCGTTACATGAACAGACCACCCGAGACCGACATGAACAGACCGACCGTTTCGACACGAGATATGAGCAAAACAGTTTCCTCAGATTGTAGAATGGCCTGTAGGTTTCCAGCAGCCTAGCGCGAACTCCCCTTGCACCTATCGACCTCTAGTTAGGTGAAGCTCGAGACAATTTTGAACTTTTGGTGAATGTCTATGTCATCAGTATAGACCAGGATCTGGTTGGACTTGAAGTAGACGGTACCTGAGGTCTCTACTCAAGGCTCGCTTGCTAGGCAATCCCCTTCGCGCAATCCCTTGCTGATAGGCGCAATTCCGATGACGATCGACGAAGAGTTGATAGATGTTCTGACTATACTCAATCATACTTTGAAGGATCTGCCGGATACCAACCACCTAGTAGTTTATTGTTCCACATTGCTGAACACGTGAATGCCTCGTACTGCTATTCGATGAGTTGATCAATTTTCTCTGGGATTCCCTTGCATTTTAGAGCACCCCACCTGTGTTCTATGCTTAAGTCGGTCGAAAATTTGTTCATTACGAATGAAAGCTATATAGAGTGCATTAATTAAATTGCTCCAGAATGATGCGTGATGCGTCTCACTCGATGCAGACTATGCTGAGAAGTTGATGGTTGGTTAGTTTGAGTGAAAATAGTAGTGAcgtttcggaatcggaaaaccTTAAACTGACTTAAGATAAACTATTACTATGAACTATGTGAACGTAATATGAACTATGTACCTGGTACGATGGCGCAATGCGGCTTTCAATTAACACCCCGCTGCCAAATGTTTCACCGTAGGCCTGCCGTTCCATTGATTAATCGCCATTCATTGGTGCGCGATGCttgtgttctctctctctctctctctctctctctctctctctctctctctctctcctgcactttctctctctcttcctgctTCCGTCCACCCGAACCAGATGCCTCTTATCAgtcttttcggccaccggatgATCGCGGTCAGAAATAGACGAGCAAGTGGCGTACACGATTCCCCGAAATGGGCCAGAAAGCGGTCGGTAATTTTCCACACAATCACCACAAGCCGGTTGCCGTCCTGGATCGTTGCGCACATAACCGCAGGTTACCGCTCTCCCACCCGTCCGGTCTCGTACATGGGTTGGGTTGAAGCAGATCCGGAGACGCCAGCAAGCCAgattcggatcggatcgattccGAAACGATCCGATCTAACGCCAACGGGTGCGTGATGCGTTTAACGAGCGACACGTGTTGACGATGAGTACGCTGTTAGTTGTCCGCCATTTGTTTACGTTTcctttgtccttttttttggtttgtaaCTGCGATTTGTTTACGAAACTACGCACGAACTGCGCCACATGCAGTATGCCTAGCTTCGTTTCACTTTTACACAGCCTTCGAAACTACGAAACTACGAAGTcagcaacacaaacaattCGTACGATGCTTTGTTATCTGCAGCATATGCACGCGAAAACATAACCCATGTGGTATGATCGGATGATCGGGATCAATCGGGTGATATTTTTCAGGTAGCTTCGTTCATTTGTCAGCTTTCGCGCGCATCGACGTGCACCGCGGAATGCACTGCTCCTGAATTCCTGTTGGCCCATACTCGACGAGACCTTAAACATCACTTTTTGGAACATTTCATTGATGGAATCACTTGATGGACCAGCG
This window of the Anopheles cruzii chromosome X, idAnoCruzAS_RS32_06, whole genome shotgun sequence genome carries:
- the LOC128271028 gene encoding peroxiredoxin-2 isoform X1, whose protein sequence is MAFLARSLARMSLRLSGAVPHDHKLLHTCRVLASAKVQQPAPPFQGTAVVDNDFKLIQLKDYQGKYLVLFFYPLDFTFVCPTEIVAFSDRIQEFKALNTEVVGVSVDSHFSHLAWINSPRKAGGLGKLNYPLLSDLSKKISADYGVLLDEGISLRGLFIIDPKGVVRQVTINDLPVGRSVDETLRLIKAFQFVEKHGEVCPADWEPDKNAATIKANPTEAREYFEKHAK
- the LOC128271028 gene encoding peroxiredoxin-2 isoform X2, whose translation is MSCLPVQQPAPPFQGTAVVDNDFKLIQLKDYQGKYLVLFFYPLDFTFVCPTEIVAFSDRIQEFKALNTEVVGVSVDSHFSHLAWINSPRKAGGLGKLNYPLLSDLSKKISADYGVLLDEGISLRGLFIIDPKGVVRQVTINDLPVGRSVDETLRLIKAFQFVEKHGEVCPADWEPDKNAATIKANPTEAREYFEKHAK